In Arcanobacterium wilhelmae, the following are encoded in one genomic region:
- a CDS encoding DUF4230 domain-containing protein — MAFRVARKVASWTGVIVFVLAIGLVVGSLLPKGLNPWSKSEPVITSTTIKNSFADIAELATEEYNFTGVGKFSDDGYKLLGLRVPFTGKSFLVTFSGRVTGGLKNLEAVDPRIDSAKRVVTLVVPRADVLDAKVDPASLEQYDQTFNPINQVSVQDIADFLATETEKAKKTAVDGGLLVRADKRLAELLTAQTQAVLSGVSTPEAPWTVEVKHPEDVAEKAQSMPSQAPASGAPSDQGSGSASTSVSTTHDAGSAPTSDGPATHDGASQPASPEATTQEPNEATN, encoded by the coding sequence ATGGCATTTCGGGTGGCACGGAAGGTTGCGAGCTGGACAGGTGTGATCGTGTTCGTGCTGGCTATCGGGCTGGTTGTTGGTTCGTTGCTTCCCAAGGGGCTGAATCCGTGGAGCAAGAGCGAGCCGGTGATTACATCGACGACGATCAAGAATTCGTTCGCTGACATCGCCGAGCTTGCCACGGAGGAGTACAACTTCACGGGCGTGGGGAAGTTTTCCGACGACGGCTACAAACTGCTTGGGTTGCGCGTTCCGTTTACCGGAAAATCCTTTCTGGTGACTTTTTCTGGACGCGTGACGGGCGGGCTGAAAAACCTCGAGGCGGTGGATCCGCGGATTGATTCGGCCAAGCGCGTGGTGACGCTTGTTGTTCCGCGCGCGGACGTGTTGGATGCGAAGGTGGATCCGGCGTCGCTGGAGCAGTACGACCAGACGTTCAATCCGATTAACCAGGTGTCGGTGCAGGATATTGCGGATTTCTTGGCTACCGAGACGGAGAAGGCGAAGAAGACGGCGGTTGACGGCGGGCTGCTTGTGCGTGCCGATAAGCGCCTGGCTGAGTTGCTGACCGCGCAGACTCAGGCTGTGCTTTCCGGGGTTTCCACCCCTGAGGCGCCGTGGACGGTTGAGGTGAAGCATCCGGAGGACGTTGCCGAGAAGGCGCAGAGCATGCCGTCGCAGGCTCCGGCGAGCGGCGCACCGTCCGACCAGGGCAGCGGGTCTGCTTCCACAAGCGTATCCACCACCCACGACGCCGGTTCAGCCCCGACGTCGGACGGTCCGGCGACTCACGACGGCGCCTCCCAGCCGGCGTCGCCCGAGGCGACAACGCAAGAACCAAACGAAGCCACAAACTAG